The following is a genomic window from Verrucosispora sp. WMMD573.
GTCATTAAGATAATGGCATGAGGGTATCGACTGACTTCTCGGTGGCCATCGCCGGCGCCGGGTTATCCGGTCTCTGTCTCGCCCAGTACCTGATGCGCGCCGGCATCGACGTGCACGTCTACGAACGGGACGCAGGCCCCTTCGTCCGGCGGCAGGGCTACCGCATCATTCTCGACCGGTACGGGCTGGCGGCGCTGCGCGAGAGCCTGCCCCGCCCGTTGTACCGCCTGGCGCTGACCACCGGCGACGAGCCCGGCGGGCAGCTGCGCTTCACCGACAGCCGGCTGCGGGACGCCTTCACCATCAACTTCAAGAACGAGCCGTACGCGACCCGCCAGGTCGACCGGCTGACCCTGCGGTCGATCCTGCAGTCCGGGTTGGACGGGCGCATCCACTACGGCAAGACCGCCGTCGCGGTGGACAGTGACGACCCGGCCCGGCTGCGGCTGCGGTTCTCCGACGGCGGGGTCGCCGCAGCGACCGTCGTGGCCGGCGCGGACGGCGTCGGCTCGGCGCTGCGCGCGCAGCTCATGCCGGACGCGCACCCGGCGGACACCACGATGGTGGGCATCTACGGGCGATCACCCCTGCGGCACAACGGCGAGAGCGTCATCCCGGACGCGCTGCGTACCAGCGGGGTGCTGGCCATCGCGGACCGGCCCGGCCGCGCCTTCTTCTTCACCCCCATGCGGTTCGGCGAACGCCCGCC
Proteins encoded in this region:
- a CDS encoding NAD(P)/FAD-dependent oxidoreductase, which codes for MRVSTDFSVAIAGAGLSGLCLAQYLMRAGIDVHVYERDAGPFVRRQGYRIILDRYGLAALRESLPRPLYRLALTTGDEPGGQLRFTDSRLRDAFTINFKNEPYATRQVDRLTLRSILQSGLDGRIHYGKTAVAVDSDDPARLRLRFSDGGVAAATVVAGADGVGSALRAQLMPDAHPADTTMVGIYGRSPLRHNGESVIPDALRTSGVLAIADRPGRAFFFTPMRFGERPPEAFARLAPSSYAPTGEDYVMWAMLLRQEEVPIDVRGHLLTLWRLAARMSADFHPLVRRLVDTAELDATVLNLFATGRRPHRWTVPRATMMGDAVHAMPPFGAQGGNTALRDAALLGQRLVEARTNGTPVEVAIARYQNEMVPYAFRAVDTAARLMRRLTGGAAAPHWVLTRVLPRLHRVTVPEA